The following proteins come from a genomic window of Gemmatimonadota bacterium:
- a CDS encoding MBL fold metallo-hydrolase, whose amino-acid sequence MTDISLTFWGAAGQVTGSCHHLEWRGHRVALDAGLFQGRREESHRLNAETPFDPRQLDAVILSHAHIDHSGRLPLLVARQFDKPIFATPATRDLCAIMLPDSAHIQESDFRYLQRKGRAGPGSEPLYTMADAYHVQELMEAHPYCRPFKVADDLTVTFRDAGHILGSANVDISIAGAGGAAAHRLVFSGDIGRWGQPIIRDPDGPKGAIDTLIIESTYALKQHDTTEDAMARLAEVVSRVAARGGKILVPSFAVGRTQELVYALHELANTARIPQIPIYIDSPLAVEATAVFRLHPEVFDQNEGFIKTGVPIFDNHLVHYVRDIEESKKLNALQGPAIIISASGMAEAGRILHHLANHAGDPKNAILFVGFQAEHTLGRRISEGRNPVKILGVETTIGAEVVKIDGYSAHAGSDELRRWVRNLGGPIQRAFCVHGEPESLAGMKKLLEEEGVREVMIPSHGEKFRCKCG is encoded by the coding sequence ATGACCGATATCTCGCTGACCTTCTGGGGCGCCGCCGGCCAAGTCACCGGTTCCTGCCACCACCTCGAATGGCGGGGCCACCGCGTGGCGCTCGACGCCGGCCTCTTCCAGGGGCGTCGCGAGGAATCGCATCGCCTCAACGCCGAGACGCCGTTCGATCCGCGCCAACTGGATGCGGTGATTCTCTCGCACGCGCACATCGATCACAGCGGGCGGTTGCCGCTGCTGGTGGCGCGCCAGTTCGACAAGCCGATCTTCGCGACGCCCGCCACGCGCGATCTCTGCGCCATCATGCTCCCCGACTCGGCCCACATCCAGGAGAGCGACTTCCGCTACCTGCAGCGGAAGGGACGCGCCGGCCCGGGCTCCGAGCCGCTCTACACCATGGCCGACGCCTACCATGTGCAGGAGTTGATGGAGGCGCATCCGTACTGTCGCCCGTTCAAGGTCGCCGATGATCTCACGGTGACCTTCCGCGATGCCGGCCACATCCTCGGCAGTGCCAATGTGGACATCAGCATCGCGGGCGCGGGTGGCGCGGCGGCGCACCGGTTGGTCTTCTCGGGCGACATCGGCCGCTGGGGTCAGCCGATCATCCGCGATCCGGACGGTCCGAAGGGAGCGATCGACACGCTGATCATCGAAAGCACCTACGCGCTCAAGCAGCACGACACCACCGAGGACGCGATGGCGCGCCTCGCCGAGGTGGTGAGTCGCGTCGCGGCGCGGGGCGGCAAGATCCTGGTGCCGTCGTTCGCGGTGGGACGGACGCAGGAGCTGGTGTACGCGCTGCACGAGCTCGCGAACACGGCACGCATTCCGCAGATCCCGATCTACATCGACTCACCGCTCGCCGTCGAGGCGACCGCCGTCTTCCGGCTGCATCCCGAGGTCTTCGACCAGAACGAGGGGTTCATCAAGACTGGCGTCCCGATCTTCGACAACCACCTCGTGCACTACGTCCGCGACATCGAGGAGTCGAAGAAGCTCAACGCACTGCAGGGGCCGGCGATCATCATCTCGGCGAGTGGCATGGCGGAGGCGGGGCGGATCCTGCACCACCTGGCGAACCATGCCGGCGACCCGAAGAACGCCATCCTCTTCGTCGGCTTCCAGGCGGAGCACACGCTGGGGCGGCGGATCAGCGAGGGGCGCAACCCCGTGAAGATTCTCGGCGTCGAAACCACCATCGGCGCCGAAGTGGTCAAGATCGACGGTTACTCCGCCCACGCCGGCAGCGATGAATTGCGCCGCTGGGTGCGCAACCTGGGCGGCCCGATCCAGCGCGCCTTCTGCGTCCACGGCGAACCGGAATCCCTCGCCGGGATGAAGAAACTCCTCGAAGAGGAAGGCGTACGAGAAGTGATGATTCCGAGTCATGGGGAGAAGTTTCGCTGTAAGTGTGGATGA
- a CDS encoding YdcF family protein, producing the protein MYLLSFFAVLVVSRQDQRYQADAIVVLGAAQYNGRPSPVLQARLDHAAVLFRAGYAELIVVTGGIVEGDRMSEATAGQRYLVSVGIPATSIAVAPEGRTTAGSMTAVANYLHGEGLNRAILVSDPFHLARLRIEARRLGLEAWTSPTATSPISRRFGTELQYLLAEAGKLPILVLQGFFR; encoded by the coding sequence GTGTATCTGCTTTCCTTCTTCGCGGTCCTGGTCGTCTCTCGCCAGGACCAGCGCTATCAGGCCGATGCCATCGTCGTGCTCGGCGCCGCCCAGTACAACGGCCGCCCCTCGCCCGTCCTGCAGGCCCGCCTCGACCACGCCGCCGTCCTCTTCCGTGCAGGGTACGCCGAGTTGATCGTCGTTACCGGTGGCATTGTCGAGGGCGACCGGATGAGCGAGGCGACCGCCGGCCAGCGCTACCTCGTCAGCGTCGGGATTCCGGCGACCTCGATTGCGGTGGCGCCAGAGGGGCGCACCACGGCGGGATCGATGACCGCCGTCGCGAACTATCTCCACGGCGAGGGGCTCAACCGGGCGATCCTCGTCTCCGATCCTTTCCATCTGGCCCGGTTGCGGATCGAGGCGCGCCGCCTCGGTCTCGAGGCCTGGACGTCGCCGACGGCGACCTCCCCGATCTCTCGACGCTTCGGCACGGAGCTGCAATACCTCCTCGCCGAAGCTGGCAAGCTGCCGATTCTCGTGTTGCAGGGGTTCTTCCGATGA
- a CDS encoding MBL fold metallo-hydrolase, giving the protein MSAPRTLTFFGGAATSTGSMILLEAAGARILLDAGLFQGNVATTDALNRELPLDPRKVDAILLSQAGLAYSGRTPQLVRHGFDGPIYGTPATRDTAAILLAEAAMELAANHGEPLYGLKDVIATQQRFVGQPTHRPLHLRRNLVFEMFDAGHILGSTSIELRTGEGGSHRIIYSGCIGRSGSALLPDPEVMPGEVDTLILGSPFAHASHGMFADAQQHLATIIRDTTARGGQVIIPASSLGPVQELIRTVQTLWRRGQLPELPIWIDSATDVCLPTMMRLHPESLGIGERAYAEVGGPFDHALLHYVRGDADRLRLDGHTGPAIIIAPGESGDTGRAAHHLRRCLGDERHTVIFLAPNEEESVGRLLQEGASEVTILGESVQRRAGIETLTAYSGHADGEEMRTWLRALGGPIKRAFVVHGDDLAVAIMVTILREEGVRDVIVPRQGESFPF; this is encoded by the coding sequence ATGAGCGCTCCTCGGACGTTGACCTTCTTCGGTGGCGCCGCGACGTCGACCGGCTCGATGATTCTCCTCGAGGCGGCGGGCGCGCGCATCCTGCTCGACGCCGGCCTCTTCCAGGGGAACGTCGCCACCACCGACGCACTGAATCGCGAGCTGCCCCTCGACCCACGCAAGGTCGATGCGATTCTCCTCTCGCAGGCCGGCCTCGCCTACTCCGGCCGCACGCCGCAGCTGGTGCGACACGGCTTCGATGGCCCGATCTACGGTACGCCGGCGACGCGCGACACCGCCGCCATTCTCCTCGCCGAAGCGGCGATGGAACTCGCGGCGAATCATGGCGAGCCGCTGTACGGCCTCAAGGATGTCATCGCGACGCAACAGCGATTCGTCGGCCAGCCGACGCACCGCCCGCTCCACCTTCGTCGCAACCTGGTCTTCGAGATGTTCGACGCCGGCCACATCCTCGGCTCGACCTCGATCGAGTTGCGCACCGGCGAGGGTGGCTCGCACCGCATCATCTACAGCGGCTGCATCGGCCGCTCCGGGTCGGCGCTGCTCCCCGATCCGGAAGTGATGCCGGGCGAAGTCGACACGCTGATTCTCGGCTCGCCGTTCGCGCACGCGTCGCACGGAATGTTCGCCGATGCGCAACAGCATTTGGCGACCATCATTCGCGACACCACCGCACGTGGTGGTCAGGTGATCATCCCGGCGTCGTCGCTCGGCCCGGTGCAGGAGCTGATCCGCACCGTCCAGACGCTCTGGCGGCGCGGCCAGCTCCCCGAATTGCCGATCTGGATCGACTCCGCGACCGACGTCTGCCTTCCGACGATGATGCGGCTGCATCCGGAGTCCCTCGGCATCGGCGAGCGGGCGTATGCCGAAGTCGGTGGGCCGTTCGATCACGCCCTGCTCCACTATGTGCGCGGCGACGCCGACCGGCTGCGGCTCGATGGGCACACCGGTCCGGCGATCATCATCGCCCCGGGCGAGAGCGGCGATACCGGGCGCGCCGCGCATCACCTGCGCCGCTGCCTGGGCGACGAGCGCCATACCGTGATCTTCCTGGCACCCAACGAGGAAGAGTCGGTCGGACGATTGCTGCAGGAGGGGGCCAGCGAGGTCACCATCCTCGGGGAGTCGGTCCAGCGTCGGGCCGGCATCGAGACCCTCACCGCCTATTCGGGGCATGCCGACGGCGAGGAGATGCGCACCTGGCTCCGCGCCCTCGGTGGCCCCATCAAGCGCGCCTTCGTCGTGCACGGCGATGACCTGGCCGTGGCCATCATGGTCACCATTCTCCGGGAGGAGGGCGTACGCGACGTCATCGTCCCGCGGCAGGGGGAATCGTTCCCCTTCTGA
- the upp gene encoding uracil phosphoribosyltransferase: MSAQMPRGLTVLDHPLIRHKMALLRAATTTSRDFKQLVGEIAALMTYEVTRDLPTSPVEVVTPLETMTGETLAAKVALVPILRAGLGMVEAVVQLIPNARVGHIGLFRDHDTLKPVSYYFKVPTPVEEHRFFLLDPMLATGGSAVEAATELKRAGAKEIALICLVAVPEGVATFTAAHPDVPVYAAALDRQLNADGYILPGLGDAGDRLFGTR; encoded by the coding sequence ATGTCCGCCCAGATGCCCCGCGGCCTCACGGTCCTCGATCACCCGCTGATTCGCCACAAGATGGCGCTGCTTCGCGCGGCCACCACCACGTCACGCGACTTCAAGCAGCTGGTCGGCGAGATCGCGGCGTTGATGACCTATGAAGTGACCCGCGACCTGCCGACGTCACCGGTCGAGGTGGTCACGCCGCTCGAAACGATGACCGGCGAGACGCTGGCCGCGAAGGTGGCGCTGGTGCCGATCCTCCGCGCCGGGCTCGGCATGGTCGAGGCCGTGGTGCAGTTGATCCCGAACGCGCGGGTCGGTCACATCGGCCTCTTTCGCGATCATGACACGCTCAAGCCGGTCTCCTATTACTTCAAGGTGCCGACTCCGGTGGAGGAGCACAGATTCTTCCTCCTCGATCCGATGCTGGCCACTGGTGGATCGGCTGTCGAGGCGGCCACCGAGCTCAAGCGGGCCGGCGCGAAGGAAATCGCGCTGATCTGCCTGGTCGCCGTCCCGGAAGGGGTGGCCACCTTCACGGCCGCCCACCCGGATGTTCCGGTGTACGCTGCTGCCCTTGATCGGCAACTCAACGCCGATGGCTACATCCTCCCTGGTCTCGGCGATGCCGGCGACCGCCTCTTCGGGACACGATGA
- a CDS encoding YiiD C-terminal domain-containing protein gives MSHDALDALRRVWQEELPITGALGIAVVSAPPGALVLQMPLAPNRNHKGTAFAGSLSALTTLAGWSLLWLALREAGDHAHVVIQDSTMRYLRPVHSDALATAEAPGVAAMNHFWAALRRHGRGRVTVQVVVRDAAGVEVAAMTGRYVVVRA, from the coding sequence GTGAGCCACGACGCCCTCGACGCGCTCCGGCGGGTCTGGCAGGAAGAACTGCCGATCACCGGGGCGCTCGGGATCGCGGTCGTCTCGGCGCCGCCGGGCGCGCTGGTCCTGCAGATGCCGCTGGCCCCCAATCGCAACCACAAGGGAACCGCATTCGCCGGTTCCCTTTCGGCGTTGACGACGCTCGCGGGCTGGAGTCTGCTCTGGCTGGCGCTCCGCGAGGCGGGCGACCATGCCCACGTGGTGATCCAGGACTCGACCATGCGCTACCTGCGGCCGGTGCATAGCGACGCCTTGGCGACCGCCGAGGCACCGGGCGTTGCAGCGATGAACCATTTTTGGGCGGCGCTGCGCCGGCATGGCCGGGGGCGGGTGACCGTCCAGGTCGTGGTGCGGGACGCCGCCGGGGTGGAGGTGGCGGCCATGACGGGGCGGTACGTGGTGGTGCGGGCGTAG
- a CDS encoding ATP-dependent Clp protease proteolytic subunit, with amino-acid sequence MADTETPETPETPEAAAAASAPIAQRLFDARTIIISGEITQKLAARVMAELLALSAASATEPITIYINSQGGHVEAGDTIHDMIRFVTPQIRMVGTGWVASAGALIFVSVPVTQRYCLPNTRFLLHQPAGGAGGTASDIAIEAREIVKMRERLNLIFARETGQPVSRIEDDTHRNFWLGAEEAKAYGLVGSIIGKATELP; translated from the coding sequence ATGGCCGATACCGAGACCCCCGAGACCCCCGAGACGCCCGAAGCGGCGGCTGCCGCGAGCGCACCGATCGCCCAGCGCCTCTTCGACGCCCGCACCATCATCATTTCGGGCGAGATCACGCAGAAGTTGGCCGCCCGCGTGATGGCCGAGCTGCTGGCGCTCTCGGCCGCCTCGGCCACCGAGCCGATCACCATCTATATCAATTCGCAGGGTGGCCACGTCGAGGCGGGCGACACCATCCACGACATGATCCGCTTCGTGACCCCGCAGATCCGGATGGTCGGCACCGGCTGGGTCGCCAGCGCCGGCGCCCTGATCTTCGTCTCGGTCCCGGTCACCCAGCGCTACTGCCTCCCCAACACCCGCTTCCTGCTGCACCAGCCGGCCGGCGGCGCGGGCGGCACCGCCTCCGACATCGCCATCGAGGCGCGCGAGATCGTCAAGATGCGCGAGCGGCTCAACCTGATCTTCGCGCGCGAGACCGGGCAGCCGGTCTCCCGGATCGAGGACGACACCCACCGCAACTTCTGGCTCGGCGCCGAGGAAGCGAAGGCCTACGGCCTGGTGGGGAGCATCATCGGGAAGGCCACGGAACTCCCCTAA
- a CDS encoding carboxypeptidase regulatory-like domain-containing protein translates to MSSCRLSGVVRDPSGSPVRSALVVLLPTGVGTVTGVGGEFALHLPPGRFRLQVQAAGYKWEESEELHLSRGAVVRQEIVLTPRHPAANLRPWRERLGPRASLR, encoded by the coding sequence ATGTCCAGTTGCCGCCTCTCCGGTGTCGTCCGCGACCCGAGTGGCTCCCCCGTCCGCAGCGCCCTGGTGGTCCTCCTCCCCACCGGGGTGGGGACGGTCACGGGCGTGGGCGGGGAATTCGCCTTGCACCTCCCACCCGGGCGATTCCGGTTGCAGGTCCAGGCCGCCGGCTACAAGTGGGAAGAGAGCGAGGAGTTGCACCTGAGCCGCGGCGCCGTCGTGCGGCAGGAAATCGTCCTCACGCCCCGCCATCCCGCCGCCAATCTGCGCCCCTGGCGCGAACGACTCGGCCCCCGCGCCTCGCTGCGCTGA
- a CDS encoding DinB family protein produces MHPDLTIVTNQLLAAQAEIHRLAASVDETTWVTRPAPTSWSMSECVGHLTLTTEAFLPAMREQLQRPESRARRAPARMRRSFLAWMLCRALEPPARQKYPTIAAFVPDEAMPKAETLAEYDRSQEALLAMIRLGDGIDLTRIELVSPFDSRLHYSFFSALHIEAAHARRHIWQANKARERLGAKVS; encoded by the coding sequence ATGCATCCAGATCTCACCATCGTCACCAACCAACTCCTCGCCGCGCAGGCGGAGATCCATCGTCTCGCCGCGTCGGTCGACGAAACCACCTGGGTGACCCGCCCCGCGCCGACGTCGTGGTCGATGAGCGAGTGCGTCGGGCACCTGACGCTGACCACGGAAGCCTTCCTGCCGGCGATGCGCGAGCAGTTGCAGCGGCCGGAATCGCGCGCGCGGCGCGCCCCGGCACGGATGCGGCGATCGTTCCTCGCGTGGATGCTCTGTCGGGCACTTGAACCGCCGGCGCGCCAGAAGTATCCGACGATCGCCGCGTTCGTCCCCGACGAAGCGATGCCGAAGGCGGAGACGCTGGCCGAGTATGATCGTTCGCAGGAGGCATTGCTCGCGATGATCCGGTTGGGTGACGGCATCGACCTGACCCGCATCGAGCTGGTGTCGCCGTTCGATTCGCGGTTGCATTACTCGTTCTTCTCCGCGCTGCACATCGAGGCGGCCCACGCGCGCCGTCACATCTGGCAAGCCAACAAGGCCCGCGAGCGGCTTGGCGCGAAGGTGTCCTGA
- a CDS encoding DinB family protein: MMIDAIRRCVRRDLDTLAAELAAYPDDAAMWALPAGAPNSAGTLTLHLAGNLRHFIGATLGDTGYVRDREREFSTRDVPREELFTLITTTRTEVDATLAALDPAFVDVPYPLPLPFSDPTQGHVIPTGRFLVHLATHLAYHLGQVDFHRRLSTGNGASVGSQGLSALF; this comes from the coding sequence ATGATGATCGATGCCATCCGGCGCTGCGTGCGCCGCGACCTCGACACCCTGGCGGCCGAACTCGCCGCCTATCCCGATGACGCCGCCATGTGGGCGCTCCCCGCCGGCGCACCGAACAGTGCCGGAACGCTCACGCTGCATCTCGCCGGCAACCTGCGCCATTTCATCGGGGCCACGTTGGGTGACACCGGCTATGTCCGCGATCGGGAGCGCGAATTCTCCACCCGCGATGTCCCGCGCGAGGAGCTGTTCACGCTGATCACCACGACGCGGACCGAGGTCGACGCGACCCTCGCCGCGCTCGATCCCGCCTTCGTCGACGTGCCGTATCCGCTGCCGCTCCCCTTCTCCGATCCGACACAGGGCCATGTGATCCCCACCGGCCGCTTCCTGGTGCATCTCGCCACCCACCTCGCCTATCACCTCGGGCAGGTCGACTTCCATCGGCGGCTCAGCACCGGAAACGGCGCGAGCGTTGGCAGCCAGGGGCTCTCCGCGCTCTTCTGA
- a CDS encoding Lrp/AsnC ligand binding domain-containing protein, with the protein MVTAVILFTVAREHIKEVAEQLAAMPEVSDVFSVAGKFDLVAIVRVHANEDLADLVTDRMVRLTGIKETETLIAFRAYSRKDIEAGFSLGAGD; encoded by the coding sequence GTGGTCACCGCCGTCATCCTCTTCACCGTCGCCCGTGAACACATCAAGGAAGTCGCCGAGCAACTCGCGGCGATGCCTGAAGTGAGTGATGTCTTTTCCGTCGCGGGGAAGTTCGACCTCGTCGCGATCGTCCGCGTGCACGCCAACGAGGACCTCGCCGACCTGGTCACCGACCGGATGGTCCGGCTCACCGGCATCAAGGAGACCGAGACGCTGATCGCGTTCCGCGCCTATTCGCGGAAGGACATCGAGGCGGGGTTCTCGCTCGGCGCCGGAGATTGA
- a CDS encoding acetyl-CoA hydrolase/transferase family protein: MIDHRSSIRRCVVNTGWEARAVSADEVVRQLSSHSNVFLHGASATPTALVEAMTARGDLEGVKLWHLHLAGPLPFLAPQYAEQFRSVSLFTGAACREPVAAGRADYVPIFLSDIPSLFTSGDVPLDVAMVQLSPPDAHGFCTLGPSVDTARAAVDSARIVIAEINRQMPRTHGNALVPLSRLSAFTITDRPLHEHAPDTENPVTAQIGELIADLVGDGATLQMGIGAIPDAVLARLFGKHDLGVHTEMFSDRLVDLVEAGVITNRFKPTQTGRISTSFVTGTRRLFDFIDDNPLVHFHGCDWTNDTQLICKMPGMTAINSAIQVDLTGQVNADSMGHRIYSGIGGQMDFIRGAARAPHGKAIIALPATAAGGTVSRIAAELSPGAGVVTTRGHVHWVVTEFGAVNLHGKTLRERGELLISIAHPDFRADLLAAHRSRVAG; the protein is encoded by the coding sequence ATGATCGATCATCGATCATCGATACGGAGATGTGTCGTGAATACAGGGTGGGAAGCACGCGCCGTCTCGGCGGACGAAGTGGTCCGGCAGCTGTCCAGTCACAGCAACGTCTTCCTGCACGGCGCCTCGGCGACGCCGACGGCACTGGTCGAGGCGATGACGGCGCGTGGTGACCTAGAGGGCGTGAAGTTGTGGCACCTGCACCTCGCGGGGCCGCTGCCATTCCTGGCGCCGCAGTATGCCGAGCAGTTCCGCTCGGTGTCGCTCTTCACCGGCGCGGCGTGTCGCGAGCCGGTGGCCGCCGGGCGCGCCGACTATGTCCCGATCTTCCTCTCCGATATTCCGTCGCTTTTCACCAGCGGTGACGTGCCGCTCGATGTCGCGATGGTGCAGCTCTCGCCGCCCGACGCGCATGGCTTCTGCACCCTCGGCCCGTCGGTCGACACGGCGCGTGCCGCCGTCGATTCCGCGCGGATCGTGATCGCCGAGATCAATCGGCAGATGCCGCGGACGCACGGCAACGCGCTGGTGCCGCTGTCGCGCCTGAGCGCGTTCACGATCACCGATCGGCCGCTGCACGAGCACGCGCCCGACACGGAGAATCCGGTCACGGCGCAGATCGGCGAATTGATCGCCGACCTCGTCGGTGACGGCGCCACGCTGCAGATGGGGATCGGTGCGATTCCCGACGCCGTGCTCGCGCGGCTCTTCGGCAAGCACGATCTGGGCGTGCACACGGAGATGTTCTCCGACCGGCTGGTCGACCTGGTCGAGGCCGGCGTGATCACCAATCGATTCAAGCCAACGCAGACCGGGCGGATCTCGACCTCCTTCGTCACCGGGACGCGGCGGCTCTTCGACTTCATCGATGACAATCCGCTGGTGCACTTCCACGGCTGCGACTGGACCAACGACACCCAGCTGATCTGCAAGATGCCGGGGATGACCGCCATCAACTCGGCCATTCAGGTCGACCTGACCGGCCAGGTGAATGCCGATTCGATGGGGCACCGGATCTATTCCGGGATCGGTGGGCAGATGGACTTCATCCGGGGGGCGGCCCGCGCGCCGCATGGCAAGGCGATCATCGCCCTGCCGGCGACGGCGGCCGGCGGAACGGTCTCGCGGATTGCGGCCGAGCTGAGCCCGGGGGCCGGGGTGGTCACCACTCGGGGGCACGTCCACTGGGTCGTGACCGAGTTCGGGGCGGTGAACCTCCACGGCAAGACCCTCCGGGAGCGGGGGGAGCTGCTCATTTCGATCGCCCACCCCGATTTCCGGGCCGACCTGCTGGCGGCGCACCGGAGTAGGGTGGCGGGGTAG
- a CDS encoding SH3 domain-containing protein: protein MPNRDDCGQLLKFWGCRGCHTLNTPTDIACQHCAAPREAANSPRRVMLGIAAVAAVALFTVVGVKNWPAAQAAAKLAATTQTPTATPAASITPPTAAPITTPVVTTPAPPPPPPSGTMIAAMQTETQQTIVAAPPSAIAVSEVVRTSPPQTDVPPSTALVSVKWVNVRTAPMPGAAILGVIKPQTTVVVLASQDGWVRVKSDSLTGWVYGQGVAEARG from the coding sequence ATGCCCAACCGCGATGACTGCGGCCAGCTGCTCAAGTTCTGGGGCTGCCGGGGCTGTCACACGCTCAATACACCGACCGACATCGCCTGTCAGCACTGCGCGGCACCGCGCGAAGCCGCCAACTCGCCCCGCCGTGTCATGCTCGGAATCGCCGCCGTCGCCGCCGTGGCCCTCTTCACCGTCGTCGGCGTGAAGAACTGGCCCGCCGCCCAGGCCGCCGCGAAGCTCGCCGCCACGACCCAGACACCGACTGCCACACCCGCGGCATCGATCACCCCGCCGACTGCAGCGCCGATCACCACGCCGGTCGTCACCACGCCTGCGCCGCCACCACCCCCGCCGTCTGGCACCATGATCGCCGCGATGCAGACGGAAACGCAGCAGACCATCGTCGCCGCGCCGCCGTCGGCCATCGCCGTGAGCGAAGTCGTCCGCACGTCACCACCGCAGACCGACGTGCCGCCGTCGACCGCACTCGTCTCGGTGAAGTGGGTCAACGTCCGCACCGCCCCGATGCCCGGCGCCGCCATCCTCGGCGTCATCAAGCCGCAGACCACCGTCGTCGTCCTCGCCTCGCAAGACGGCTGGGTCCGCGTGAAGTCGGACTCGCTGACGGGGTGGGTGTATGGGCAGGGAGTGGCGGAGGCGAGAGGATGA
- a CDS encoding galactose mutarotase yields MTTAQFRRAALPAILLVATACAKPDAPNDETPVIKPSVIGRAPLDTAPGGKPVEVFTITNGNGMEVRAMTYGAIIQSIKVPDAKGVLGDVVLGFDSVAGYVKESPYFGAVVGRYGNRIAKGRFTLDGKQYTLAVNNGVNALHGGIRGFDKVMWEPKLVQTDSTTGVMFTYVSPDGEEGYPGAVTVKVTYQVMNERNELVIDYEAYSDKPTPINVTNHSYFNLAGPGGDILGHVLTLDADSMTPVDTTLIPTGKLADVTGTPFDFRTPTAIGARIGADDQQIRFGGGYDHNFVVRRAIPGLVHVAHVSEPTTGRTMDVSSTEPGVQFYTGNFLDGTIKGKGGIVYPYRGAFCLETQHYPDSPNQPNFPSTILRPGTTHMSRTIFVFGVVK; encoded by the coding sequence ATGACCACTGCCCAATTCCGCCGCGCCGCCCTCCCCGCGATTCTGCTGGTGGCCACGGCCTGCGCCAAGCCCGATGCTCCCAATGACGAGACGCCCGTGATCAAGCCATCGGTGATCGGCCGAGCCCCACTCGACACCGCCCCCGGCGGGAAGCCGGTCGAGGTCTTCACCATCACGAACGGGAACGGGATGGAGGTCCGCGCCATGACCTACGGCGCGATCATCCAGTCGATCAAGGTCCCCGACGCCAAGGGTGTCCTCGGCGACGTGGTCCTCGGCTTCGATTCCGTCGCCGGCTACGTGAAGGAGTCGCCCTACTTCGGCGCGGTGGTGGGCCGGTACGGCAACCGGATCGCCAAGGGGCGCTTCACGCTCGATGGCAAGCAGTACACCCTGGCCGTCAACAACGGCGTGAATGCGCTGCATGGCGGCATACGGGGCTTCGACAAGGTGATGTGGGAACCCAAGCTGGTGCAGACCGACAGCACCACCGGCGTGATGTTCACCTACGTCTCACCCGATGGCGAGGAGGGGTACCCGGGCGCCGTGACCGTCAAGGTGACCTATCAGGTGATGAACGAGCGGAACGAGCTGGTGATCGACTACGAAGCGTACAGCGACAAGCCGACGCCCATCAACGTCACCAACCATTCGTACTTCAACCTCGCCGGCCCCGGTGGCGACATCCTTGGCCACGTCCTCACGCTCGACGCCGACAGCATGACCCCGGTCGACACGACGCTGATCCCCACCGGCAAACTCGCCGACGTGACCGGGACGCCGTTCGACTTCCGCACGCCGACGGCGATCGGCGCGCGGATCGGCGCCGACGACCAGCAGATCCGCTTCGGCGGCGGCTACGACCACAACTTCGTCGTGCGCCGCGCCATACCGGGCCTGGTCCACGTGGCGCACGTGAGCGAGCCCACCACCGGCCGCACGATGGACGTCTCGTCCACCGAACCGGGGGTGCAGTTCTACACCGGCAACTTCCTCGACGGCACCATCAAGGGGAAGGGCGGTATCGTCTATCCCTACCGCGGCGCTTTCTGCCTCGAGACGCAGCATTACCCGGATTCGCCCAATCAGCCGAACTTCCCGAGCACGATCCTGAGGCCGGGGACGACGCATATGAGCAGGACGATCTTTGTGTTTGGGGTGGTGAAGTGA